One genomic window of Bactrocera dorsalis isolate Fly_Bdor chromosome 4, ASM2337382v1, whole genome shotgun sequence includes the following:
- the LOC109579955 gene encoding uncharacterized protein LOC109579955: MGPVTESEKQQNDYTHKVNEMQKFLPYLEQRITNTTLPEENTEELQKLKILQRVLCGQEAVDDSLTLEELDKYAVLLHNDKTKALTPTPAPALTATATFDRNSHGDKPITLSQAEKCGHENENNAASKENVETSERTSFETTTKEIENKVPVNEESLIQTQDKCKKNYEATGKENKCCEAFDTVNKNIENADETLQNQNKSKSKIFKEDTVAHEKPIKENAPESAELTNDCAKFDETGENTLINKEDDVLKPKAISKLETSDAFNKIKEIVKESEERENSIEHKKLITEDVEELEYEGIELIKIPEETVEDEMILPDSADEGEYVGHNSDDEEDKESKHTEEAGIEGEEDEEELINCGGENSVDKIQDENKKNSVQVGKSKHNITEGLKEPLVNDNEDSTFEQVRTVQPQVEESSDTPTCSTEENTSSHVEFAIEIHTQIDNPPELEETTHIDDPLGQVDSTLETVNLQISPGTKATSTVNSVEVTQAVLSGVKNAFTSPDDNDDDVEIIESRNSPICLDTDDEDERQVGKLLVDPTPDATITQTFNDKKNANKEKRIQGNKTTSQLPPTIKTTKSITETINLLDSSDEDEVNSSNANRRSNRRIIMPTVTRSVKIPAVIAGKKRTLLPMSQASKSLKVNQLCARGSTTAAARTLPSNSTAPVGGVQNTPRSVTLFPPTFKPTPQSNFLNAVNLLPAAATTADNPPAFAATLSNKNIIIPNAFYANRRTTNSKEEEDDASTQGTSSTSTGSKTSPILITQQLGRRVYREWLEEFIENFADPQQIVSHSCLVLLQTALKYKVFLRIKDLRIALNNKAYTSNGTADAQLRREMYNAFYLNDCRLSGEGMRFCTAACTQIGNNVTLMTDARTGRITQRTSSYEELVAKYGGTNDVIDDKKKRNKYDEEYTPAKYYEKKVEESNTGQGERRKSLRQHRTRCYDETFLYEPEEADDDETPTAEKKAATDKRRQDEQMMALVQRKAEEKRLEAKRQREQQVKSFESAYLEMFAKSLRGKNGETAAAITSGVSSQSRSKNIFTDFTSTSTNSQIVIDDDDEQGLEDDEPRSHRIYKVVPTRLLAAPKRTERPTIVIEDEDAPRPKRGRPRKQDLTIVKMQPKQSEPELITCDSTSGDSTSIDDELLIQPDEKVPKNVDANWHAGSDWCKLCNKRFPRTVSHYVNEHPDNEVFVSRLPKAVLARVRKQGGQILEMRPYMNGQEQYAAECVFCNKTCCFKIPYWYQHYSMHTGEYAFRCSGCNTRKTTRSAMMGHINQPCRKRGKLLEDYIYNARASQIEMRVCKICNYMQLNRRNVMKHLRTQHGLTPLPAKHIESVILLRLPHTEMDKVVVENELMDLSSGADENSSQMAMTFNYDNFNDVDQTGFWDDGDPDPDDLSYMICGMLDVELKHSDE, from the exons ATGGGGCCGGTCACAGAgtcagaaaaacaacaaaatgactATACGCACAAAGTCaatgaaatgcaaaaatttttgccCTACTTGGAACAACGTATTACAAATACAACATTACCAGAAGAAAACACCGAAGAATTGCAGAAATTGAAAATACTACAGCGAGTATTATGTGGTCAAGAAGCTGTAGATGACAG tttGACACTTGAAGAACTGGACAAATATGCAGTGTTACTACACAACGATAAAACAAAAGCATTGACGCCGACGCCGGCGCCGGCGCTGACGGCAACAGCGACATTTGATAGGAATAGTCATGGTGATAAG CCCATCACTTTGAGCCAGGCAGAGAAGTGCGGACATGAGAATGAGAACAATGCGGCCAGTAAGGAAAACGTGGAGACTTCAGAGCGCACTAGCTTCGAAACAACTACaaaggaaattgaaaataaagtacCAGTGAATGAAGAAAGTTTAATTCAAACTCAggataaatgtaaaaaaaattatgaggcAACCGGCAAGGAAAATAAATGCTGCGAAGCCTTTGATACagttaacaaaaatattgaaaatgctgATGAAACGTtgcaaaaccaaaataaaagtaaatcaaaaatttttaaagaagacACTGTAGCACACGAGAAGCCAATAAAGGAAAATGCGCCAGAAAGTGCTGAATTGACAAATGATTGCGCGAAATTCGATGAAACTGGCGAAAATACATTAATTAATAAGGAAGATGATGTTTTGAAGCCTAAAGCTATCAGTAAATTAGAAACCTCCgatgcatttaataaaattaaggaaatcGTTAAAGAAAGTGAAGAAAGGGAAAATTCAATTGAACACAAGAAACTTATAACGGAAGACGTTGAAGAATTGGAATATGAAGGtattgaattaataaaaattcctgAAGAAACTGTAGAAGATGAAATGATTTTACCTGACTCAGCTGACGAAGGAGAATATGTGGGACACAATAGTGATGATGAGGAAGATAAGGAAAGTAAGCATACCGAAGAGGCGGGTATTGAAGGAGAAGAGGATGAAGAGGAGCTTATCAACTGTGGAGGTGAAAACAGTGTCGACAAAATTCAAGACGAAAACAAGAAGAATTCGGTGCAAGTTGGCAAAAGTAAACATAACATTACGGAAGGTTTGAAGGAACCACTTGTAAATGATAACGAAGATAGTACATTTGAACAAGTGCGTACGGTACAACCACAGGTCGAGGAAAGCAGCGATACGCCTACATGTAGCACAGAGGAAAATACTTCTTCACATGTAGAGTTCGCAATAGAAATTCACACCCAGATAGATAATCCGCCAGAGTTGGAAGAAACAACCCATATTGACGATCCACTTGGACAAGTGGACAGCACACTAGAAACGGTTAATCTGCAAATAAGTCCGGGAACCAAGGCAACGTCTACTGTAAATAGTGTGGAAGTTACTCAAGCTGTTTTGTCCGGCGTTAAAAATGCCTTCACAAGCCCTGACGATAATGATGATGATGTAGAAATCATCGAATCGCGCAATTCACCTATTTGTTTGGATACAGACGATGAAGACGAGAGACAAGTCGGTAAGCTGCTTGTCGACCCTACACCGGATGCAACTATAACTCAAACGTTTAATGACAAGAAAAATGCTAACAAAGAAAAACGCATTCAAGGAAACAAAACAACTTCACAATTGCCTCCCACAATTAAAACAACTAAATCTATTACAGAGACCATAAATCTACTTGACAGTTCCGATGAGGACGAGGTAAACAGCAGCAACGCAAATCGACGTAGCAATCGTCGTATCATCATGCCAACAGTTACCAGATCGGTTAAAATACCGGCAGTTATTGCAGGCAAAAAGCGCACACTATTGCCAATGTCGCAAGCgtcaaaatcactaaaagtaaATCAACTTTGTGCGCGTGGTTCGACAACTGCAGCTGCTCGCACATTGCCCTCCAATTCAACCGCGCCTGTTGGAGGTGTCCAAAACACACCTAGGAGTGTTACACTTTTCCCGCCTACCTTCAAGCCTACACCTCAGTCAAACTTTTTAAATGCAGTAAATTTACTACCGGCCGCTGCTACCACAGCCGATAATCCGCCCGCTTTTGCCGCAActctttcaaacaaaaatatcatCATACCAAATGCTTTCTATGCTAATCGACGGACTACCAATTCTAAGGAGGAAGAGGATGACGCATCTACCCAGGGCACCTCATCGACATCGACAGGTTCTAAAACGTCGCCAATACTGATTACGCAACAACTAGGGCGGAGAGTATATCGCGAATGGTTGGAAGAATTCATCGAGAATTTTGCCGACCCGCAACAGATCGTTTCACACTCGTGCCTGGTACTACTGCAAACTGCACTCAAGTACAAAGTATTCCTGCGCATCAAAGACCTTCGCATTGCCCTTAATAACAAAGCCTACACATCCAATGGTACTGCGGACGCGCAGCTTAGGCGTGAAATGTACAATGCATTTTACTTGAATGACTGCCGATTATCGGGAGAAGGTATGCGTTTTTGTACAGCCGCCTGTACACAAATTGGCAACAATGTCACATTAATGACAGATGCGCGTACCGGTCGTATAACGCAGCGCACGAGCAGCTATGAAGAGCTGGTAGCCAAATATGGCGGTACCAACGACGTGATCGATGATAAGAAGAAACGAAATAAGTACGATGAGGAATACACGCCAGCCAAATACTACGAAAAAAAAGTGGAAGAAAGTAATACTGGTCAGGGAGAACGACGAAAATCGTTGCGACAACACCGTACACGTTGTTACGATGAAACCTTTTTATATGAGCCAGAGGAAGCGGATGATGATGAAACGCCTACCGCTGAGAAGAAAGCTGCCACTGACAAACGAAGACAAGATGAGCAGATGATGGCTTTGGTGCAGCGTAAGGCGGAAGAGAAACGTCTGGAGGCGAAACGACAACGTGAGCAACAAGTCAAATCATTTGAAAGTGCCTACTTAGAAATGTTTGCCAAATCATTGCGTGGGAAAAATGGGGAAACAGCAGCTGCAATCACTAGTG gTGTTTCGTCACAAAGtcgcagtaaaaatattttcactgatTTCACAAGTACCTCCACCAACAGTCAAATTGTCATCGATGACGATGATGAACAGGGCCTTGAAGATGACGAACCACGTTCACATCGTATATACAAAGTAGTACCAACCCGTTTATTAGCTGCACCGAAGCGCACCGAAAGGCCCACTATCGTCATTGAGGATGAAGATGCGCCCCGACCGAAACGTGGTCGGCCGCGCAAGCAGGATCTCACCATTGTAAAAATGCAACCAAAGCAAAGCGAGCCAGAGCTAATTACATGCGATAGTACATCTGGTGATTCGACTAGCATTGATGATGAACTACTAATTCAACCGGATGAAAAAGTGCCTAAAAATGTTGACGCTAATTGGCATGCAGGCAGCGATTGGTGCAAGCTTTGTAATAAACGTTTTCCACGCACAGTATCGCACTACGTCAATGAACATCCGGATAATGAAGTGTTCGTTTCACGTCTACCAAAAGCAGTTTTGGCACGCGTGCGCAAACAAGGCGGCCAAATTTTGGAGATGCGTCCCTACATGAATGGCCAGGAACAATATGCAGCGGAATGTGTATTTTGCAATAAGACATGTTGCTTCAAGATACCATATTGGTATCAACATTATTCGATGCATACTGGCGAATACGCTTTTCGTTGCAGTGGTTGCAATACACGCAAAACAACCCGTTCCGCAATGATGGGGCACATAAATCAACCTTGTAGAAAACGTGGAAAACTACTCGAAGACTATATATATAATGCACGCGCCAGTCAAATTGAAATGCGCGTTTGTAAGATATGTAATTATATGCAGTTAAATCGTCGCAATGTGATGAAACATTTACGCACTCAGCATGGTCTAACGCCGTTACCGGCAAAACATATCGAAAGTGTAATCTTACTGCGCTTACCTCACACGGAAATGGACAAAGTTGTCGTAGAGAACGAGTTGATGGATCTAAGCAGCGGTGCCGATGAAAACAGTAGTCAGATGGCAATGACTTTTAATTACGATAACTTCAACGATGTGGACCAGACCGGATTCTGGGACGATGGTGATCCGGATCCGGATGACTTGTCCTATATGATTTGCGGTATGCTAGACGTGGAGCTTAAGCATAGTGACGAATAA